One genomic window of Ficedula albicollis isolate OC2 chromosome 18, FicAlb1.5, whole genome shotgun sequence includes the following:
- the METTL23 gene encoding methyltransferase-like protein 23: MNRLPHVPVLGLTWGRVSPELLSLAPIDIILGSDVFFDPKDFEDILTTIYFLLEKNPQAQFWTTYQVRSADWSIEALLYKWNLKSIHIPLHSFGADKEHLASSSMPGRHTIEMMIISLAQSEGTSVYSTLDFSTR, from the exons ATGAACCGCCTGCCCCACGTGCCCGTCCTCGGCCTCACCTGGGGCCGCGTGtcacctgagctgctctctcTTGCACCCATAGACATTATTTTAGGCTCAGATGTCTTTTTTGATCCCAAAG ACTTTGAAGATATTTTAACTACAATTTACTTCTTGTTGGAGAAGAACCCACAGGCTCAATTCTGGACAACTTACCAAGTCCGAAG TGCTGACTGGTCTATCGAGGCTCTGCTCTACAAATGGAACCTGAAGAGCATCCACATTCCCTTGCACTCCTTTGGTGCAGACAAAGAGCATTTGGCCAGCTCCTCTATGCCAGGAAGACACACAATCGAAATGATGATCATCTCACTAGCACAGTCAGAGGGCACTTCAGTTTATTCCACTTTAGATTTCAGTACAAGGTGA